One window of Microbacterium sediminis genomic DNA carries:
- a CDS encoding Sir2 family NAD-dependent protein deacetylase, which produces MSPLDATQAAQVGRAIDALSGRRIAVLTGAGVSTDSGIPDYRGEGAPKRNPMTAQTFLSDEAARRRYWIGSHLGWRAFSAAAPNPGHEAIAALERADVATGVITQNVDGLHLRAGSRRVVELHGTMRRVFCLQCGQVFDRRDIGARLEAANPWITVPENVPLGPDGDVLPESSEDFVVPVCTVCGGMLKPEVVFFGEYIPAEKFREAEQLVASADALLVAGSSLVVNSGIRLVERARRRRLPVVIVNRGETKADARATVKIDAGTSPVLTELARALPALR; this is translated from the coding sequence ATGTCCCCGCTCGATGCCACCCAGGCCGCCCAGGTCGGCCGCGCGATCGATGCGCTGAGCGGGCGACGGATCGCCGTCCTCACCGGTGCGGGCGTCTCCACCGATTCGGGCATCCCCGACTACCGCGGCGAGGGCGCCCCCAAACGCAACCCGATGACGGCGCAGACCTTCCTCAGCGACGAGGCCGCGCGGCGCCGCTACTGGATCGGCTCGCACCTCGGCTGGCGCGCCTTCTCGGCCGCCGCTCCGAACCCCGGCCACGAGGCGATCGCCGCCCTCGAACGGGCCGACGTGGCCACGGGCGTCATCACCCAGAACGTCGACGGCCTGCATCTGCGCGCCGGCAGCCGGCGCGTGGTCGAGCTGCACGGCACGATGCGCCGCGTGTTCTGCCTGCAGTGCGGGCAGGTGTTCGACCGCCGCGACATCGGCGCGCGCCTGGAGGCCGCCAACCCCTGGATCACCGTGCCCGAGAACGTGCCCCTCGGCCCGGACGGCGACGTGCTGCCCGAGTCGTCGGAGGACTTCGTCGTGCCGGTGTGCACCGTGTGCGGCGGCATGCTCAAGCCCGAGGTGGTGTTCTTCGGCGAGTACATCCCCGCCGAGAAGTTCCGCGAGGCCGAGCAGCTCGTCGCGTCGGCCGACGCGCTGCTCGTGGCGGGATCCTCGCTCGTGGTCAACTCCGGCATCCGCCTCGTCGAGCGCGCCCGCCGCCGCAGGCTGCCCGTCGTGATCGTCAACCGCGGCGAGACCAAGGCCGACGCCCGCGCCACCGTCAAGATCGACGCCGGCACGAGCCCCGTGCTCACCGAGCTGGCCCGCGCGCTGCCCGCGCTGCGCTGA
- a CDS encoding histidine phosphatase family protein, translating to MTLITLVRHGQTDWNLEGRIQGSTDVPLNDTGRRQAREAAERLRDDDYSLAVTSPLSRAVETAEIIAGALGLGAPERIAGLAERVYGDAEGASVDQLSLLFPHTIPGAEPEADVVTRIRATLRDLAMRFPDERIVAASHGGVIGRLLRDLHGGEMPVPGGRVTNGSIWRFEVTPESLAFDGSVLLAD from the coding sequence GTGACCCTCATCACCCTCGTGCGCCACGGACAGACCGACTGGAACCTCGAGGGGCGGATCCAGGGATCCACCGACGTCCCCCTCAACGACACCGGCCGCCGCCAGGCCCGCGAGGCCGCCGAGCGCCTGCGCGACGACGACTACTCCCTCGCCGTGACGAGCCCGCTCTCGCGCGCGGTCGAGACGGCCGAGATCATCGCCGGCGCGCTCGGTCTCGGCGCTCCCGAGCGCATCGCCGGGCTCGCCGAGCGCGTGTACGGCGACGCCGAGGGCGCCTCGGTCGATCAGCTGTCGCTGCTGTTCCCGCACACCATCCCCGGCGCCGAGCCGGAGGCCGACGTGGTGACGCGGATTCGTGCGACCCTGCGCGATCTGGCCATGCGGTTCCCCGACGAGCGGATCGTCGCGGCATCGCACGGCGGCGTCATCGGCCGGCTGCTGCGCGACCTGCACGGCGGCGAGATGCCCGTGCCCGGCGGCCGGGTGACGAACGGATCGATCTGGCGCTTCGAAGTCACGCCCGAGTCGCTCGCGTTCGACGGTTCCGTGCTGCTCGCCGACTGA
- a CDS encoding Lrp/AsnC family transcriptional regulator → MATLDHVDLELLAALSEDPRATVVALAERLHLSRNTVQARMARLEKSGAFRSFERAISTAALGFPLEAFIAVGVRQPHLQKIISELSRIPEVLQVHGLSGQTDLMTFVACRDARHLFDVDARIMGIEGVERAETSLVMSESIPYRVTGLMELAKREGR, encoded by the coding sequence ATGGCCACGCTCGATCACGTCGACCTCGAACTCCTCGCCGCCCTGAGCGAGGACCCGCGCGCTACCGTCGTCGCGCTCGCGGAGCGACTGCACCTCTCCCGCAACACCGTGCAGGCGCGCATGGCGCGCCTGGAGAAGTCCGGCGCGTTCCGGTCGTTCGAGCGCGCGATCTCCACGGCGGCCCTCGGCTTCCCGCTCGAGGCGTTCATCGCCGTGGGCGTGCGGCAGCCGCACCTGCAGAAGATCATCTCGGAGCTGTCGCGCATCCCCGAGGTGCTGCAGGTGCATGGGCTCAGCGGCCAGACCGACCTCATGACGTTCGTCGCCTGCCGCGACGCCCGTCACCTGTTCGATGTCGACGCGCGCATCATGGGCATCGAGGGCGTGGAGCGCGCCGAGACGTCGCTCGTGATGAGCGAGTCGATCCCCTATCGCGTGACCGGCCTCATGGAGCTCGCCAAGCGCGAGGGGCGCTGA
- a CDS encoding alpha/beta fold hydrolase has translation MPVPSPYADKLARIPVRRREAPVLGGVTAYWEYGPADGPTIIAYHGFRGDHHGLEPVVAHLPQVRVIMPDLPGFGETPPLPGRRHDLDAYAEWATRFAEAVAPGAVVLGHSFGSIVASAAVARGLDTPRLILVNPIGAPALEGPRGFFTRLAVFYYAAGAKLPARIGTWLLRTRIIVRIMSMTMAKTRDRALRRWIHEEHDRYFSGFADRDVLSEAFVTSVSHDVRESAGRIAQPTLLIAADRDDITPIEAERVLRDMFPDARLVELEGVGHLIHYEKPAEAAEAIRDVLGA, from the coding sequence GTGCCCGTCCCCTCGCCCTACGCCGACAAGCTCGCCCGCATCCCCGTCCGTCGGCGGGAGGCCCCGGTGCTCGGCGGCGTCACCGCGTACTGGGAGTACGGCCCGGCGGACGGGCCGACGATCATCGCCTATCACGGCTTCCGGGGCGACCACCACGGGCTCGAGCCCGTCGTGGCGCATCTGCCCCAGGTGCGGGTGATCATGCCGGACCTGCCGGGCTTCGGCGAGACGCCGCCGCTGCCGGGGCGCCGTCACGACCTCGACGCGTACGCCGAGTGGGCCACGCGCTTCGCGGAGGCGGTGGCGCCGGGGGCCGTGGTGCTCGGCCACTCGTTCGGGTCGATCGTGGCGTCGGCCGCCGTGGCGCGCGGACTCGACACGCCCCGGCTGATCCTCGTCAACCCGATCGGCGCGCCGGCGTTGGAGGGGCCGCGCGGCTTCTTCACCCGCCTGGCCGTGTTCTATTACGCCGCCGGTGCGAAGCTGCCCGCGCGGATCGGCACCTGGCTGCTGCGCACCCGGATCATCGTGCGGATCATGAGCATGACGATGGCCAAGACCCGCGACCGCGCCCTGCGCCGCTGGATCCACGAGGAGCACGATCGCTACTTCTCGGGCTTCGCCGACCGCGACGTGCTGAGCGAGGCGTTCGTCACGAGCGTGTCGCACGACGTGCGGGAGTCGGCGGGCCGGATCGCGCAGCCGACGCTGCTGATCGCGGCCGATCGCGATGACATCACGCCCATCGAGGCCGAACGCGTGCTGCGCGACATGTTCCCCGATGCCCGCCTGGTGGAGCTGGAGGGCGTGGGCCACCTCATCCACTACGAGAAGCCCGCGGAGGCCGCCGAGGCGATCCGCGACGTCCTGGGCGCGTAG
- a CDS encoding 3'-5' exonuclease codes for MGRAERSTRLLDRVAVFDLETTGVDVENDRIVTAYVGLLDASGEVIHAESWLADPGIEIPEGATAVHGITTETARAEGRPAAEVVGEIVSALRTILAGGIPVVAYNASFDLSMLKHEAQRHGIDPIVDPSPVIDPLVIDKTVDRYRKGKRTLDVVAAHYAVALDAAHEASADAIAAGRVALAIAERYADALPDTVEELHTRQIGWARAQAESLTEYFVRIGRIDAVVDGSWPIR; via the coding sequence ATGGGGCGGGCCGAGCGCTCGACGCGCCTGCTCGACCGCGTGGCGGTGTTCGACCTCGAGACCACGGGCGTCGACGTCGAGAACGACCGGATCGTGACCGCGTACGTGGGCCTGCTCGATGCCTCGGGCGAGGTCATCCACGCCGAGTCGTGGCTGGCCGACCCCGGCATCGAGATCCCCGAGGGCGCCACGGCGGTGCACGGCATCACCACCGAGACCGCGCGCGCCGAGGGGCGCCCCGCCGCCGAGGTGGTGGGCGAGATCGTCTCGGCGCTGCGCACGATCCTCGCGGGCGGCATCCCCGTGGTCGCCTACAACGCGTCGTTCGACCTGTCGATGCTCAAGCACGAGGCGCAGCGGCATGGGATCGACCCGATCGTCGACCCGAGCCCGGTGATCGACCCGCTCGTCATCGACAAGACCGTCGACCGATACCGCAAGGGCAAGCGCACCCTCGATGTCGTCGCGGCCCACTACGCCGTGGCGCTCGACGCCGCGCACGAGGCCTCCGCCGACGCGATCGCCGCCGGCCGCGTGGCCCTGGCGATCGCCGAGCGCTACGCCGACGCGCTGCCCGACACGGTCGAGGAGCTGCACACCCGGCAGATCGGCTGGGCGCGCGCCCAGGCCGAGAGCCTCACGGAGTACTTCGTGCGGATCGGCCGCATCGACGCCGTCGTCGACGGCAGCTGGCCCATCCGCTGA
- a CDS encoding type B 50S ribosomal protein L31: MKTDIHPEYKAIVFRDLGSGETFLTRSTATSDKTIELDGVEYPVIDVEISSASHPFYTGKQRIMDSAGRVEKFNQRFKNFGK; encoded by the coding sequence ATGAAGACTGACATCCACCCCGAGTACAAGGCGATCGTGTTCCGCGACCTCGGTTCGGGCGAGACGTTCCTGACGCGCTCGACCGCGACCAGCGACAAGACGATCGAGCTCGACGGCGTCGAGTACCCGGTGATCGATGTCGAGATCTCGTCGGCGTCGCACCCGTTCTACACGGGCAAGCAGCGCATCATGGACTCGGCCGGTCGCGTCGAGAAGTTCAACCAGCGCTTCAAGAACTTCGGCAAGTAA
- a CDS encoding ABC transporter ATP-binding protein: MATPVLSFSDVVVRRGTRNIVDGVTWSVNDDERWVVLGPNGAGKTTLLQLADTLMHPTSGTVTILDEQLGRTDVFELRPRIGFASTALARQIPHDETVLNVVMTAAFSVMGRWNEQYESVDERRALRVLRDWQLDHLADRLFGTLSDGERKRVQIARAIMTDPELLLLDEPTASLDLGSREVLLALLSEYAKSPTTPAIVMVTHHVEEIPVGFTHVLLLRDGGVVAAGPIAETLTPENLSAAFGMQIALASAGGRYAARARV; encoded by the coding sequence ATGGCAACCCCCGTGCTCTCGTTCTCCGATGTCGTCGTCCGCCGCGGGACCCGCAACATCGTGGACGGCGTCACCTGGAGCGTGAACGACGACGAACGCTGGGTGGTGCTCGGCCCCAACGGCGCCGGCAAGACGACGCTGCTGCAGCTGGCCGACACGCTCATGCACCCCACCTCGGGCACGGTCACGATCCTCGACGAGCAGCTCGGCCGCACCGACGTGTTCGAGCTGCGCCCCCGCATCGGCTTCGCGTCGACGGCGCTGGCGCGTCAGATCCCGCACGACGAGACCGTGCTCAACGTCGTGATGACCGCGGCGTTCTCGGTGATGGGCCGCTGGAACGAGCAGTACGAGAGCGTGGACGAGCGCCGCGCGCTGCGCGTGCTGCGCGACTGGCAGCTCGATCACCTCGCCGATCGGCTGTTCGGCACGCTCAGCGACGGCGAGCGCAAGCGCGTGCAGATCGCCCGCGCGATTATGACCGACCCCGAGCTGCTGCTGCTGGACGAGCCCACCGCGAGCCTCGACCTCGGCTCGCGCGAGGTGCTCCTGGCGCTGCTGTCGGAGTACGCGAAGTCGCCCACGACGCCCGCGATCGTCATGGTCACCCACCACGTGGAGGAAATCCCGGTCGGCTTCACCCACGTGCTGCTGCTGCGCGACGGGGGAGTGGTCGCGGCCGGCCCGATCGCCGAGACCCTCACGCCGGAGAACCTGTCGGCGGCCTTCGGCATGCAGATCGCCCTCGCCTCGGCCGGCGGGCGCTACGCGGCCCGCGCCCGGGTCTGA
- the serB gene encoding phosphoserine phosphatase SerB → MPVTARFLVVLDADSTLIRNEVIELLADEAGRGAEVAAATEAAMRGEVDFATSLRARVKVLTGVPTSAFARVRARIEPTPGVRELIDGVHARGGLVGVVSGGFHEILDDVAPALGVDVWRANRLAVADGALTGEVDGPIVDAAAKAAQLTAWAAAHGVAMHRTIAIGDGANDLLMIGAAGLGLAFNAKPTVRAQAPVVIGPVDLAQVLPLLP, encoded by the coding sequence ATCCCCGTGACCGCGCGCTTCCTCGTCGTCCTCGACGCCGACTCCACCCTCATCCGCAACGAGGTCATCGAGCTGCTCGCCGACGAGGCCGGACGCGGCGCGGAGGTGGCCGCCGCCACCGAGGCCGCCATGCGCGGCGAGGTCGACTTCGCGACGAGCCTGCGGGCGCGGGTGAAGGTGCTCACCGGCGTGCCGACCTCGGCGTTCGCGCGGGTGCGGGCGCGGATCGAGCCGACGCCCGGGGTGCGCGAGCTCATCGATGGCGTGCACGCCCGCGGCGGCCTCGTGGGTGTGGTCTCGGGCGGTTTCCACGAGATCCTCGACGACGTCGCGCCGGCGCTCGGCGTGGACGTGTGGCGCGCCAACCGGCTCGCCGTCGCCGACGGGGCGCTCACCGGCGAGGTCGACGGCCCGATCGTCGACGCGGCCGCGAAGGCCGCGCAGCTGACCGCGTGGGCCGCCGCCCACGGCGTCGCGATGCACCGGACGATCGCGATCGGCGACGGCGCCAACGACCTGCTCATGATCGGCGCCGCGGGCCTCGGCCTCGCCTTCAACGCGAAGCCGACGGTCCGCGCGCAGGCGCCCGTCGTGATCGGCCCCGTCGACCTGGCGCAGGTGCTGCCGCTTCTTCCCTGA
- a CDS encoding SDR family oxidoreductase: MSTSSALRGRTALITGASRVGGIGAAVARRLAAMGASVVIHHHRPHDVEQPWGADELAAVRASIEPHLAAGARLWDLPGDLALPDAPEQLIARAIDVAGPLDILVCNHAMSGTDGTLADIGIAELDAHWATDARSVLLATKAFAARHDAARPGGRVIWMTSGQGKGPMRGEVAYAAAKAALAGITMTVADELADQGIVLNTVNPGPVNTGFLDPGNGFDDATIEWLRGRFPSGRFGTPEDPARLIGWLVSDDGEWVVGQVIDSEGGFRRA; this comes from the coding sequence GTGTCCACGTCGTCAGCACTGCGCGGTCGCACCGCGCTGATCACCGGCGCCAGCCGCGTCGGCGGCATCGGCGCCGCCGTCGCCCGCCGCCTCGCGGCCATGGGCGCGAGCGTCGTCATCCACCACCACCGCCCGCACGACGTGGAGCAGCCGTGGGGCGCCGACGAGCTCGCCGCGGTGCGCGCCTCCATCGAACCGCACCTCGCGGCCGGGGCGCGGCTATGGGATCTGCCGGGCGACCTGGCCCTCCCCGATGCGCCGGAGCAGCTGATCGCGCGCGCGATCGACGTGGCGGGACCGCTCGACATCCTCGTGTGCAATCACGCGATGTCCGGCACGGACGGCACCCTGGCTGACATCGGGATCGCCGAGCTCGACGCCCACTGGGCCACCGACGCGAGGTCGGTGCTGCTCGCGACGAAGGCCTTCGCGGCCCGGCACGACGCCGCGCGGCCGGGCGGGCGGGTGATCTGGATGACGTCGGGGCAGGGCAAGGGGCCGATGCGCGGCGAGGTCGCCTACGCGGCCGCGAAGGCCGCCCTCGCGGGCATCACGATGACCGTCGCCGACGAGCTCGCCGACCAGGGCATCGTGCTCAACACCGTCAACCCCGGCCCGGTGAACACGGGGTTCCTCGATCCGGGCAACGGGTTCGATGACGCCACGATCGAGTGGCTGCGGGGGCGCTTCCCCTCCGGCCGATTCGGCACCCCGGAGGACCCGGCCCGGCTGATCGGCTGGCTCGTCAGCGACGACGGCGAGTGGGTGGTCGGCCAGGTCATCGACAGCGAGGGCGGCTTCCGCCGCGCGTGA
- the fabG gene encoding 3-oxoacyl-ACP reductase FabG encodes MSTDSVVLVTGGNRGIGRAIAERFVRDGHRVAVTARSGEGPEGTLTVQADVTDGASLDAAIARIEAELGPVTTVVANAGITRDTLLMRMSDDDFDAVIDTNLGGAFRTVKRAIKSMIKARRGRIILISSVSGLFGVAGQANYSASKAGLVGFARAVTRELGGRGITANVVAPGFIESDMTAELDEATQASYKKQIPAGRYGSAEEVAGVVAWLASDDAAYISGAVIPVDGGLGMGH; translated from the coding sequence GTGAGCACCGACAGCGTCGTCCTCGTCACCGGCGGCAACCGCGGCATCGGCCGCGCCATCGCCGAGCGCTTCGTGCGCGACGGTCACCGCGTGGCCGTCACCGCGCGCAGCGGCGAGGGCCCCGAGGGCACGCTCACGGTGCAGGCCGACGTCACCGACGGCGCATCGCTCGACGCCGCGATCGCGCGCATCGAGGCCGAGCTCGGCCCCGTGACCACCGTCGTCGCCAACGCGGGCATCACCCGCGACACCCTGCTCATGCGCATGAGCGACGACGACTTCGACGCCGTCATCGACACCAACCTCGGCGGCGCCTTCCGCACCGTCAAGCGCGCGATCAAGAGCATGATCAAGGCCCGCCGCGGCCGCATCATCCTCATCTCCAGCGTGAGCGGCCTGTTCGGCGTGGCCGGGCAGGCGAACTACTCCGCGTCGAAGGCCGGCCTCGTCGGCTTCGCGCGCGCCGTCACGCGCGAGCTGGGCGGACGCGGCATCACCGCCAACGTCGTCGCGCCGGGCTTCATCGAGAGCGACATGACCGCCGAGCTCGACGAGGCCACGCAGGCGTCGTACAAGAAGCAGATCCCCGCCGGCCGCTACGGCTCGGCCGAGGAGGTCGCCGGCGTCGTGGCCTGGCTCGCCTCCGACGACGCCGCGTACATCTCCGGCGCCGTCATCCCCGTCGACGGCGGCCTCGGCATGGGCCACTGA
- a CDS encoding DUF3099 domain-containing protein, with protein sequence MKRASRPQAATSLEMAPEDDENLRIRNYLLTMAVRLVCIILCAVVVPYGWHTALFAVGAIALPYIAVVIANAASGRRVTTAENPTLAQLEAPPAAPEDDAPTVIRIAERPAPRPEDETS encoded by the coding sequence GTGAAGCGCGCGTCTCGGCCCCAGGCAGCGACGTCCCTGGAGATGGCTCCGGAGGACGACGAGAACCTGCGCATCCGCAACTACCTGCTGACGATGGCGGTGCGGCTCGTCTGCATCATCCTGTGCGCGGTCGTGGTGCCCTACGGCTGGCACACGGCGCTCTTCGCCGTCGGCGCGATCGCCCTCCCGTACATCGCCGTCGTCATCGCGAACGCGGCCTCAGGCCGCCGCGTCACGACCGCCGAGAACCCGACGCTCGCGCAGCTGGAGGCCCCGCCCGCCGCGCCGGAGGACGACGCCCCGACCGTCATCCGCATCGCCGAGCGCCCCGCGCCGCGACCGGAGGACGAGACATCGTGA
- a CDS encoding SURF1 family protein encodes MRWTVYGLVAALFAVACAFLSHWQFSRNEERSAMIALVEANYDADPVPIEDVIAGTDDFDAGDEWRPVILRGEYLHDEQLLVRNRPQGGTAAFEVLVPLRLADGRIVVVDRGWVPPGDESVPEAVPEAPRGEVTVIARLRPGEALPSSGRSAPEGQLPTLHLPSVAEFTGDETIVSAYGIMVSEEPAPAERPGELTPPTEDPGPHLSYAIQWILFAVMGFVFIGYIIRTEIAAAREQDDPDDEDDELPAPRPKRPARRDRDADEEDALLDA; translated from the coding sequence ATGCGGTGGACCGTGTACGGGCTCGTGGCCGCGCTGTTCGCCGTCGCGTGCGCGTTCCTGTCGCACTGGCAGTTCTCGCGCAACGAGGAGCGGTCCGCGATGATCGCCCTCGTCGAGGCCAACTACGACGCCGACCCCGTACCGATCGAGGACGTCATCGCCGGCACCGACGACTTCGACGCCGGCGACGAGTGGCGCCCCGTGATCCTGCGCGGCGAGTACCTGCACGACGAGCAGCTGCTCGTGCGCAACCGCCCCCAGGGCGGCACCGCGGCGTTCGAGGTGCTCGTGCCCCTGCGCCTGGCCGACGGACGGATCGTCGTCGTCGACCGCGGCTGGGTGCCGCCGGGCGACGAATCGGTTCCCGAGGCCGTCCCGGAAGCGCCGCGCGGTGAGGTCACCGTGATCGCCCGGCTGCGTCCGGGAGAGGCGCTGCCGAGCTCCGGGCGCAGCGCGCCCGAGGGCCAGCTGCCGACCCTGCACCTGCCCTCGGTGGCGGAGTTCACGGGCGACGAGACGATCGTGAGCGCCTACGGGATCATGGTGTCCGAGGAGCCGGCCCCGGCCGAGCGGCCGGGCGAGCTGACGCCGCCGACCGAGGACCCCGGCCCCCACCTGTCGTATGCGATCCAGTGGATCCTCTTCGCCGTGATGGGCTTCGTGTTCATCGGCTACATCATCCGCACCGAGATCGCGGCCGCGCGCGAGCAGGACGATCCCGACGACGAGGACGACGAGCTGCCCGCGCCGCGACCGAAGCGCCCCGCGCGCCGCGATCGCGACGCCGACGAGGAGGACGCCCTCCTCGACGCCTGA
- a CDS encoding ABC-F family ATP-binding cassette domain-containing protein, whose amino-acid sequence MLAVHDLEIRVGARMLMSGVTFRVGPGDKVGLVGRNGAGKTTLTKVLAGDLIPSDGRVERSGELGYLPQDPRSGDPEELARTRILDARGLGSLQLGMAKATEEMGSDDPKVAEKAMKRFGNLMERFESLGGYAAEAEAAVIANNLSLPDRILDQPLKTLSGGQRRRIELARILFSDAGTMILDEPTNHLDADSVVWLREFLKSYRGGLIVISHDVDLVEETVNRVFYLDANRQVIDIYNMGWKHYLRQRVADEERRKKERANAEKKASVLQQQAARFGAKASKAAAAHQMVARAEKLLSGLEEVRQEDRVAKLRFPKPAPCGKTPLMASSLSKSYGALEIFAGVDLAIDRGSKVVVLGLNGAGKTTMLRILAGVDKSDTGRIEPGHGLKIGYYAQEHENLDVNRSVLENMISAAPDLNETEARKVLGSFLFTGDDVLKPAGVLSGGEKTRLSLATLVVSSANVLLLDEPTNNLDPASRDEILGALAHYEGAVVLVSHDEGAVEALNPERVLLLPDGVEDIWNKSYLDLITLA is encoded by the coding sequence TGCCGTGCATGACCTCGAGATCCGCGTCGGCGCGCGCATGCTCATGTCCGGCGTGACGTTCCGCGTCGGGCCCGGCGACAAGGTCGGTCTCGTCGGCCGCAACGGCGCCGGCAAGACCACGCTGACGAAGGTGCTCGCGGGCGACCTCATCCCGTCCGACGGGCGTGTGGAGCGCTCCGGCGAGCTCGGCTACCTGCCGCAGGACCCCCGCTCGGGCGATCCCGAGGAGCTGGCCCGCACGCGCATCCTCGACGCCCGCGGCCTCGGCTCGCTGCAGCTGGGCATGGCGAAGGCCACCGAGGAGATGGGATCGGACGACCCGAAGGTCGCCGAGAAGGCGATGAAGCGCTTCGGCAACCTCATGGAGCGTTTCGAGTCGCTCGGCGGGTACGCCGCCGAGGCCGAGGCCGCCGTGATCGCCAACAACCTCTCGCTTCCCGATCGCATCCTGGACCAGCCGCTCAAGACGCTCTCCGGCGGCCAGCGCCGCCGCATCGAGCTCGCGCGCATCCTGTTCTCGGACGCGGGCACGATGATCCTCGACGAGCCGACCAACCACCTCGACGCCGACAGCGTCGTGTGGCTGCGGGAGTTCCTCAAGTCGTACCGCGGCGGCCTGATCGTGATCAGCCACGACGTCGACCTGGTGGAGGAGACGGTGAACCGGGTCTTCTACCTCGACGCCAACCGTCAGGTCATCGACATCTACAACATGGGCTGGAAGCACTACCTGCGCCAGCGCGTGGCCGACGAGGAGCGCCGCAAGAAGGAGCGGGCCAACGCCGAGAAGAAGGCGTCGGTGCTGCAGCAGCAGGCCGCCCGCTTCGGCGCGAAGGCGTCGAAGGCCGCCGCCGCGCACCAGATGGTCGCGCGCGCCGAGAAGCTCCTGTCGGGGCTCGAGGAGGTGCGCCAGGAGGACCGGGTCGCCAAGCTGCGCTTCCCGAAGCCGGCGCCCTGCGGCAAGACGCCGCTCATGGCGTCGTCGCTGTCGAAGTCGTACGGCGCGCTCGAGATCTTCGCGGGCGTGGACCTGGCGATCGACCGCGGCTCGAAGGTGGTCGTGCTCGGCCTCAACGGCGCCGGCAAGACCACGATGCTGCGCATCCTCGCCGGGGTCGACAAGAGCGACACCGGCCGGATCGAGCCCGGCCACGGCCTCAAGATCGGCTACTACGCGCAGGAGCACGAGAACCTCGACGTGAACCGGTCGGTGCTCGAGAACATGATCTCGGCCGCCCCGGACCTCAACGAGACCGAGGCGCGGAAGGTGCTCGGATCGTTCCTGTTCACCGGCGACGACGTGCTCAAGCCGGCGGGGGTGCTGTCGGGCGGCGAGAAGACGCGCCTGTCGCTGGCGACGCTCGTCGTCTCGAGCGCCAACGTGCTGCTGCTCGACGAGCCGACGAACAACCTCGACCCCGCCTCGCGCGACGAGATCCTCGGCGCGCTCGCGCACTACGAGGGCGCAGTCGTGCTCGTCTCGCACGACGAGGGCGCCGTCGAGGCGCTGAACCCGGAGCGCGTGCTGCTGCTGCCCGACGGCGTCGAGGACATCTGGAACAAGTCCTACCTCGACCTCATCACCCTGGCCTGA